Proteins encoded together in one Penicillium digitatum chromosome 1, complete sequence window:
- a CDS encoding BRCT, whose protein sequence is MTTDQPKRSAKPQPPPEPRNHLYIDHWQSASTGHQRVAEGGGFLGSTSWRNARSAKLTRQYQSGDCLPGRGRGLGPGNKASEESILVPGAFNGKCASQSPPNIPASGAWALVAGDVAKRNELGVRDIRLFMGVSKRKAMAEPEKERKTETKKLRTVGDIRETETETETKKEWSQIEDNPQPDSHSGARLDLKLTSCIFAGVTIYINGSTLPQISEHKLKHLLVSNGARTSIFMARKTVTHVLVGKPNTGAGSGTAVSGAGGGLAAGKLQQEIARGGWKGVKMVSVDWALESIKAGRRLAESRFPGMHVAAKGQRSVAEMFGVRGLKK, encoded by the exons ATGACCACAGACCAACCAAAACGATCCGCCAAACCACAACCTCCTCCAGAACCACGAAATCACCTCTATATCGACCACTGGCAGTCAGCTTCAACAGGTCACCAGCGCGTAGCCGAAGGTGGTGGTTTCCTCGGCTCGACATCGTGGCGAAATGCGCGCTCGGCCAAATTGACCAGGCAGTATCAAAGTGGGGATTGTCTTCcaggacgaggaagagggtTGGGACCGGGGAACAAGGCCTCAGAAGAGTCGATCCTCGTACCCGGCGCCTTCAATGGGAAGTGCGCGTCGCAGTCGCCGCCAAACATTCCTGCTTCCGGTGCATGGGCTTTGGTAGCTGGGGATGTGGCTAAGCGGAATGAACTTGGTGTTCGGGATATTCGGTTGTTTATGGGTGTTAGCAAGAGGAAGGCTATGGCGGAGCCTGAAAAGGAGAGGAAGACAGAGACGAAGAAGCTTAGGACTGTTGGAGACATACGGGAAACGGAAACGGAAACGGAAACGAAAAAGGAATGGTCTCAAATAGAGGACAACCCCCAACCTGACTCCCACTCTGGCGCCCGCCTCGATTTGAAATTGACTTCGTGTATCTTTGCCGGTGTTACGATCTACATCAATGGCTCGAcactcccccagatctcGGAGCATAAACTTAAACATCTACTCGTGTCGAACGGCGCTAGAACTTCTATCTTCATGGCCCGGAAGACGGTGACGCATGTTCTTGTCGGAAAACCCAACACTGGAGCTGGTAGTGGAACCGCTGTGTCTGGTGCGGGGGGAGGGCTTGCTGCGGGGAAGCTCCAGCAGGAGATTGCCCGTGGGGGTTGGAAAGGCGTGAAGATGGTTAGTGTGGACTG GGCTCTTGAGAGTATCAAAGCTGGGCGTCGTCTTGCCGAGTCCCGGTTCCCTGGTATGCATGTTGCGGCCAAGGGACAACGGAGTGTTGCTGAGATGTTTGGTGTGCGGGGGTTGAAGAAGTGA